A window of the Mesorhizobium opportunistum WSM2075 genome harbors these coding sequences:
- a CDS encoding LysR family transcriptional regulator, translated as MSAQRRLLPNTSALAAFEAVARLGSFTAAAQELDLTQGAVSRQIRVLEDQFGRRLFERDSRNVRLSTAGEIYADAVRSALGQLRDAALGLMSNRHSGILNLAILPTFGTRWLMPMIPDFVENNPDITINFVTRVGRFDFARERLDAAIHYGLPDWPEADSTLLVRETVAPVVSPEFLAGRAIATPADIGRLPLLHMATRPGAWTEWFEHQGLSAPTGPGMQFEQFGTAAQACMAGLGVALLPLILIAGELQRGQLVPAPGQPMQSRSAYYLVVPHGKRGHMPVASFRDWLLGQLEKEPAVLAW; from the coding sequence CTTCGAGGCGGTGGCCCGGCTTGGCAGTTTCACCGCCGCCGCGCAGGAACTGGATCTGACCCAGGGCGCGGTCAGTCGGCAGATCAGGGTACTCGAGGACCAGTTCGGCCGCCGGCTGTTCGAGCGCGACAGCCGCAATGTCCGGCTGTCGACAGCCGGCGAAATCTATGCCGACGCCGTGCGTTCGGCCCTCGGCCAGTTGCGCGACGCAGCCCTTGGATTGATGAGCAATCGACATAGCGGCATCCTGAACCTGGCCATCTTGCCGACGTTCGGCACGCGCTGGCTGATGCCCATGATCCCCGATTTCGTCGAGAACAATCCCGATATCACCATCAACTTCGTCACCCGCGTCGGCCGCTTCGACTTCGCCCGGGAGAGGCTGGACGCCGCCATCCACTACGGCCTGCCGGATTGGCCGGAGGCGGACTCGACGCTCCTGGTGCGCGAGACGGTGGCGCCGGTGGTGTCGCCGGAATTCCTCGCCGGCCGAGCCATTGCCACGCCGGCCGATATTGGCCGCTTGCCGCTGCTGCACATGGCGACGCGACCCGGCGCCTGGACCGAATGGTTCGAGCACCAGGGCCTGAGCGCCCCGACCGGACCGGGCATGCAGTTCGAGCAGTTCGGCACGGCCGCCCAAGCGTGCATGGCAGGGCTCGGCGTCGCGTTGTTGCCGCTGATCCTCATCGCCGGCGAATTGCAGCGCGGTCAGCTCGTGCCCGCACCCGGCCAGCCCATGCAAAGCCGCAGCGCCTATTATCTCGTCGTCCCGCACGGCAAGCGCGGCCACATGCCCGTCGCCAGTTTCCGCGACTGGCTGCTGGGCCAGCTCGAAAAGGAGCCGGCTGTTCTGGCGTGGTAG